TTCTACATGCTATTCTAATTGCTTTTTGAGCCATAGATCTTATTCTGGCTAGGATGGATTAGCTgtgataccaatttgttagggttttgaacttgaaaattagtaaaattccAATAAGAGAGAAACACAGACAACACTATgtgatatttatatttctaaatatgagTTCACAATAAAGACAAGAACgtcaaaggaacaaaaaaaagaaagtagaatGAGAACAAACTCCTTAGAAAATGTTGGAAACTTCTCCCCAATAAAAGGCATAGCAGGCTTTACTACATAATACCTATTTCTCAAATCCCTAAACATTCTCCCTTTATACTCACTCATTACTCTCGAGCCCAATACGGTGTAATCCTAGCTTTTAGCAACATTTCTATAAATGTATAATATTGGAAGTCTAACACTAACAAAGATCTTCACTTTATTTGTcgatatttctaattttgatcAATTTGTCACCGTGATAGAAAAGTCGTGTTCATACTTTCAACCCAAAGGTCTCATTTCAATTAcaacatattttcaaacattttttttaacgagTGGCATGAATAAGGATGAAGTCTCGTGTCGAATATTTATGGAACAAGATCTTTTGCTTCATCTAGaccaaacaaaacataaatgatcACGGAAGCTATTTCTTTGCTTGAACATTCATCTTTACTTGTAAGATAGGTTATACCTACATAAGTTTATGTTGGAGGGAGTTCCATGATCCAAgtttattaactaatttacaGCCTaatgttttgatatattgGTGAGTTAGCTTGTCATTCTGCTACTTCTACAATTGCTTcttacataaaagaaaaaaaatgataaaattgacTTGTAGTCCACTTCACTTCTGTCCATGTTGGGAAATTTCAGACGTTTTTTTTTAGCCTATATGAATACtgattatatgaaaattgtatGGGTTTAACAAGCTAATATCACTTTTCAACAAAGATGAGCTTTGTTGATgtgctatttttttcttctaattttcaactttatctTCTCATTCAAGTTatcttttcaatataaaacTTCCATTTTCAAGGAAATCGAGACCGAGAAAAACCATAagagaaaccaaaaaaattattttttaacatcattcaattttttttcattaaatttttatattattgcaCCTCAAACCTAAATTAATGTTAGTTTTACCATCAACAACTTCTATTTTcacaaatcaaaatatttttaaaaccttatattattccatttttcttctttaaatttaaatatgttctctttcttcatGATAGTGATGAGTAAAAAAGGCCAATTATAATCTAATTAAAGTCACACTCAAAGTTGTAACAATTTACATTCATTTCCgtcatttttataaacttttcaaaacttacATCCGCATCCATATTTCCATAAAGTTGGAACCTTAATACTTCCATCAACCTtgatatttcatttcttaacaACTACATTTACGTAGGCATCGATGTTTCCTTAAAGTTAGAACCTTATTTATATCACATTCACTTGTATCAACTTTTATTTAGTGGACGTAAGTAATGAATCACTATCTGATCACAATGATATCAACGGAAGTACTTTGGCCTAAATTGTCTTTTAACAAATAACCcatatttatctaatttttagtTGTTGTTACATGCAAGCAGAAATTATAATTCCTCATCaagtttgagaaaaagaagataggCAATTAAGCCAACCACAGGGACAAATCTAAGGGAACTTACAACTCCAATCTTGCTCTCCTTAACATTTTGAAGGTTTTCTCCAATCAACCAAGGCTGGAATACACTGTAAAGGCAAATATCCCAAATAAAAGCATAAGCTAACCTCTCTGAAGATAGATATTGGATCAAGAACTCCCATCTCTCTGCTACACCTCCAAAGTTACCATCCGCTCGACCAACGAACGACCATATTATCGATATGATGCACATTGCACCACCGATCACGCCAACGACAGGAGCTCCATTGGTCATCAAAGTGCCCAGCTTCGACTGCGGTTGTGGGGCAGAGTCTTCACTAGCCTCATTAAGCCGGATAGCCATATAAGGTATCAAAAAGGCTGGTGCCTCACataaagaaaagttgtttGTTAAAAGAGTTATCTGATTACATCTTAGTGTCTGAACTGTAATTTAACATCCCATCCCAAACTGATATACAGAAATCTAAGgcaaacaattaaaaccaaaataaacaaaatagatcATACATTCATATGTAACTGCAACAAAGATCGTATTATTTACAAGAAATCCTATGATTCTCAGGTACTGCAATTGTTCAAATCAAATAGAATATATCCCTTTAAGATGTAAAGAAAGACTATTAAGGGGAAACATGTGTACACTAAACTTTGCTCCATCATGAATCTCTCAAATCAAAGAAACAAGTTGGAAATAAAACTCACTGTTCGTAAGGAACATCTGAAAGCCCCACAATAAGTCTAATGAACCACTGTATTGGTCCCTCTTTCGATCCGTGAACAGCAGGGGAGCAAACATGAGCGTCCATGCGataacaaaattgaacaatCCCTCAGACATctaatgagaaagaaaagtcTGTTATGCCAATGGTGTCAttgagtgaagaaaaattacataGTGAGGTCAATGATTGGAAAATAATTCTTACTGGGTGAAGAACAGGAGCATCAATCAAACGAATGCCCACTGTCCTGCCAGAAAATTTATTGCCAAAAATTATGAAGGAGCAAACTATAAGGCGCATTCTCAAGTAAAATGTAAATCAATAGTAGTTGACATATGTTTGCTCCCTTCGGGCTAGAGAGTTGATCTCTCATCTCTGCAAATATTGAACTGAAAAAGGAACAATATTGAGGCCAGCCTTCTTTGGTTTTACCAGGCTGACATACGAGTATAATCAGGTAGAGAGAATAAGAATTTTCAGTTATTGAGTTATTAGGGGGGGTTTGGATCTCGTATCTTTAAAGATATACCAACTGAACTCATAGCAAGTCGGGGTTGTTTGGCCCACCGACTTCAATAAGCAAGGGTTAAATAAATCAACTCCACAAATTTCAATAGTTTTCATTATTGAAGTTCGCACGTTTATTGAAGAATTCGATCTTCCTCCCTCTCTCTTTTGTACATTAACTCTAGATCCTACCAAACTCCAACATATATAAACTCCAGAGACCGAGAGAGTTTGGATTGGTTTTCTAAGTGTTTAAGCAAGTGCTTATAAATGCAAAAAGATGTTTATAAATACTTAGAAAGTCAATCCAATGGACTCTTCATAACTCAACTCAATACCATAAACAATTCTTGATAGCAACCGCACACTGTACCTCATCTCCTCACCACAACCCCATTCAATAGTGGAGGGGGGAGTCGTTTTCTTCATTCTAGttttcagaaaagaaaaagattgtcTGGGGAAAGACAATTCCAAATAATTAGACAGTTAATTCTACAAAACATGAGACATGCTTTATAAATTGATTGGCAGGTACCTAATACGTAGTTATAGAGTGAAGGAAACAACAAATAAAGCGTACCAGAGTTCATAGCAGGCAATACAAAGAAGAAATTCAGAGAAAGACCCAGAAGAGAATTCACAGTTTCTGAACTGATTGCCCACACAGGATCTCCCTGTAATTATTAAGAACCAATATAAATGAACTTTCAGATCAACAGAAACTGTAATCTACGAGATCAATCTGAGTGTATTGCTTTGTTTGTTAACAAGAtcttaaaaaagtaaaacataaaTTCCCAACACAGAATTAAGCTTAATTAAACATGAAATAGCGATTAAAAGAGACCGGAGCATAAGGAAGGAGAAATAGCCACAAAATGTAAACAGCCTCAGCACCCCAGAGCAGAACTTGAAGCAACCGTCGGACATTGGAATCACCGTCGTTGGAAAAGTCTGTAGAATCAACGAATGTGGGTTTCCTGCGAGCGGCAGGGCGGGTAAGAGAACAATTCCGGCGATTGGGTGAGAGTGAGAAGGGAGTGGTGGTGGAGATTAAAGGAGAGAGCAGTGGTTGTTGTGGTCTGAAGAAACGGAAAGGAGAGAGGGGGGAAGTTAGAGTGTAGGGTTTAATCACCGGAAAGGAGTGGTTGGAGAGCAAAGGTTGAGATGCTATCATGGCCTTCGCCATTTTTCTCTCCAAATAACTGTGCGTGGCAAAGTTATGGCTGcaaatttggatttggaaTCCCGAGGCTTTGTTTATGTAGGGAGGAGGCCTTCTCTCTATGtatattatgtatattgttttggAAAATGGAATGAAGTTTGGCTTAATAGGACCCAGTTGGTCTGCATGATTTTACAACCTCAATTCCCATATAGAACCGTGCAATCATTTCCGTACATATAACAaatcgataaaatatttacgacttGTTTAACGTAATTCGtcattttttagatatttcaagtttgtttttcttctacattgTTGCATAAGGTTAAATGCAGTTGTTTAATTTCTGTTTGGTCTGTAAGTATAGTTTGTAATCAATGGCATCTAGCCTcgactacttttaaaaatataagaagttTGTTTCTCTTAGTTTTCGCTgcataaatcttaaattactCAAGTTGTTTAGCATTCATTAGTAGTCAAGATCAACTGATCTTGTTCAGAAAGAGAGCAATGTTGGTTAACTTCACGCCACATCTCGGGTTGAGCAAGTAGGTGCTCAGGGTGGAGTATGACAAATCGTGTagaaaataatagttaaatctaaacgatcgtttatcaaatatattatgcacACCGTATGCCAATTAATTGTGGGGCagttttagtattttcacCATGACCTTgtaggtttttttttgttttcaaaattttctataaagtgtaaatattttgctgatttgttatattttttaaatgactaaatattttgattaaatatttagtcttcatagaaaaatcaaatataatgaattttgttttttagtgatttttgTCTATGAagagtaaatagtttgtttgtttttttctatttataaaaaaaatctaaaattgaaaccatttataaaatattgtaaaaaacttcaaatagaCGGTAGATAATtgaatgattttgttatagtttataaatagtttcaacttAATTGCTATTAGAGCTAACAGTGAAAGAATTTTTGATGGTTTTGGGCTTGATGGTTATGTTTTTGGTAGAGCCTTTAGGTCTAAGCTTCTGCCAAGAAAATTCTTGGTGTTTTTGGTGAAGGATGTGTTTTCCAGTGGTTTTCTATTTGGCAGATGGTGGGTTTGATGATTCCTAATTCCCATTTAGAAATTTGGAAGTTAAAGGAATTTTAGGACTggtcttttgtttttcagctATGGATTTTTGTTGAGGCTTAAGGTTTTCCACGAGGTATCAGGCGAATAGGTTAAGTTTTTGGTAAGGTTGAAGAACTTTGAgacaaaattgtaatttatacGGGAGACTCAAAAAGTGGAAATAAGACTTTTCCGTAAGGTTTCTCTTTGCTGTTTATAAGCAAGGAGTCGTATGCCTAATTGTCTAATTGTGCCTAATCGTGCATCGTGTGCCTCTAATAGGTCACACTCTCTTGTTTGCGTACAAGTTTCCTTTCCGGTTTCCTCGCGGGcataaaaaattctaatttatCTAACTAGAAAGCAATAAATAAAGCGGTAAAGAAAagtgataaataaaaatgaaaagaaaagagataaaagaaataataaagtgaaaagaaagaaataaatttttttgtgcATTGTACCTATGTGGAATTGAAACGgtcatattatatttaattgaagtgAATGAAATGATGATAGAA
This DNA window, taken from Cucumis sativus cultivar 9930 chromosome 6, Cucumber_9930_V3, whole genome shotgun sequence, encodes the following:
- the LOC101210554 gene encoding uncharacterized protein LOC101210554; amino-acid sequence: MAKAMIASQPLLSNHSFPVIKPYTLTSPLSPFRFFRPQQPLLSPLISTTTPFSLSPNRRNCSLTRPAARRKPTFVDSTDFSNDGDSNVRRLLQVLLWGAEAVYILWLFLLPYAPGDPVWAISSETVNSLLGLSLNFFFVLPAMNSVGIRLIDAPVLHPMSEGLFNFVIAWTLMFAPLLFTDRKRDQYSGSLDLLWGFQMFLTNTFLIPYMAIRLNEASEDSAPQPQSKLGTLMTNGAPVVGVIGGAMCIISIIWSFVGRADGNFGGVAERWEFLIQYLSSERLAYAFIWDICLYSVFQPWLIGENLQNVKESKIGVVSSLRFVPVVGLIAYLLFLKLDEEL